In Nitrospira sp., a single genomic region encodes these proteins:
- a CDS encoding DUF1579 domain-containing protein, protein MRFLSFTVTTLCVALMVSPALAKDKKHDKPMDKEAMMELWKQLGTPGEPHKQFAALAGSWTTSTKEWMEPGKPAMESTGSAEMKMLLDGRFLYQELNGQMMGQPFNGIGIDAYDNMTKKYMTAWMDSMGTGIFMMEGTASPDGKTITLRGSHPEPGGGKMSHRAIWKLIDDNTQQFDMYGAHHGQKETKMMEITYTRKP, encoded by the coding sequence ATGCGTTTCCTATCCTTTACCGTTACCACATTGTGTGTTGCGTTGATGGTTTCCCCTGCTCTTGCCAAGGATAAGAAGCACGACAAGCCGATGGACAAAGAGGCGATGATGGAACTCTGGAAGCAACTCGGCACGCCCGGCGAGCCGCATAAGCAATTTGCCGCTCTAGCCGGAAGCTGGACCACCAGCACGAAGGAATGGATGGAGCCCGGCAAACCAGCGATGGAGTCGACCGGGAGCGCCGAGATGAAGATGTTGCTGGACGGGCGATTCCTCTACCAGGAATTGAACGGACAGATGATGGGCCAACCGTTCAACGGCATCGGCATCGACGCCTACGACAACATGACCAAGAAATATATGACCGCGTGGATGGACTCGATGGGAACCGGGATTTTCATGATGGAAGGCACCGCCAGCCCGGACGGCAAGACCATCACGTTACGAGGCTCACATCCTGAACCAGGCGGAGGGAAGATGTCGCATCGTGCAATCTGGAAGTTGATCGACGACAATACCCAACAGTTCGATATGTATGGTGCCCACCATGGCCAGAAAGAAACGAAGATGATGGAGATCACCTATACCAGGAAACCATAG
- a CDS encoding DUF1801 domain-containing protein, protein MNRKRAIVKTVDAYIAGFPGSVQTRLQKIRATIKRAAPGAEETISYGIPALKLNGPLIYFAGFKAHLSIYPMTTTIRKQFKKELSSYLSGKATAKFPLDRSIPYTLIGRIVRFRVNENFAADRTNT, encoded by the coding sequence ATGAATCGGAAACGAGCCATAGTCAAAACAGTGGATGCTTATATCGCCGGTTTCCCTGGTTCCGTTCAGACCAGACTCCAGAAGATCCGGGCGACAATCAAGCGAGCGGCACCTGGCGCTGAAGAAACGATCAGCTACGGGATTCCAGCGCTGAAACTCAACGGCCCGTTGATCTATTTCGCCGGGTTTAAAGCCCATCTCAGCATCTATCCGATGACCACGACTATTCGAAAACAATTCAAGAAAGAGCTCTCATCCTATCTCAGTGGGAAGGCGACAGCAAAGTTCCCGCTGGATAGATCCATCCCCTACACCTTGATCGGACGGATCGTGAGGTTTAGGGTGAACGAGAACTTCGCAGCGGACAGGACGAACACTTAG
- a CDS encoding DUF1579 domain-containing protein gives MRLSSLVLTSLCLMLAVSPALANDKKAQKPMDPLAMMELWRQAATPGEPHALFATLVGSWTTTTKEWMEPGKPPMESTGTAESRMLMEGRFLHQEFHGQMMGQPFTGMSIDAYDNIRKKYVTVWVDTRGTGVFIMEGTGSADGKTITLRGSHAEPGGGTMAHRAIWKIIDANHQLVEMYSAHHGRKETKMMEITYTRKP, from the coding sequence ATGCGACTCTCATCCCTCGTCCTGACATCACTCTGCCTCATGCTCGCCGTCTCACCGGCCCTGGCCAACGACAAGAAAGCGCAAAAGCCGATGGACCCGCTCGCCATGATGGAGCTGTGGAGGCAAGCCGCCACACCCGGCGAACCGCATGCACTCTTTGCGACATTGGTCGGCAGCTGGACCACCACCACGAAGGAATGGATGGAGCCGGGCAAGCCTCCCATGGAATCCACCGGCACAGCCGAGTCACGGATGCTGATGGAGGGACGATTTCTCCATCAGGAATTCCACGGCCAGATGATGGGCCAACCGTTCACCGGCATGAGCATCGACGCCTATGACAACATTCGGAAGAAATACGTCACGGTCTGGGTGGATACGAGAGGCACCGGCGTCTTCATCATGGAAGGGACCGGGAGCGCCGACGGGAAAACCATTACCCTGAGAGGGTCACATGCAGAGCCGGGCGGAGGCACGATGGCTCATCGGGCCATCTGGAAGATCATCGACGCCAATCATCAACTGGTTGAAATGTACAGCGCGCACCACGGCCGGAAGGAAACAAAGATGATGGAGATCACCTATACCAGGAAACCATAG
- a CDS encoding VOC family protein: MAKSTIAKNTICLWYDHNAEEAARFYAATFPNSAVGTIYRAPSDNPSTKAGEVITVNFTVAGIPCMGINGGPAFKHNEAFSFQITTDDQEETDRYWNAIVGNGGQESECGWCKDKWGVSWQITPRVLMEAMATGGEEAKRAFDAMMTMQKIDVAAIEAARRG, from the coding sequence ATGGCCAAGTCTACGATTGCAAAGAATACGATCTGTCTGTGGTATGACCACAACGCCGAAGAGGCCGCGCGTTTCTACGCGGCGACTTTTCCCAACAGCGCCGTGGGCACGATCTACCGCGCGCCGAGCGATAACCCTTCCACCAAGGCGGGCGAGGTCATCACGGTGAACTTTACCGTCGCCGGGATCCCCTGCATGGGTATCAATGGCGGTCCCGCCTTCAAGCATAATGAAGCCTTCTCCTTCCAGATCACGACCGACGATCAGGAGGAGACCGACCGTTACTGGAATGCCATTGTCGGCAATGGCGGCCAGGAGAGCGAGTGTGGCTGGTGTAAGGACAAGTGGGGCGTCTCCTGGCAGATCACGCCGCGCGTGCTGATGGAGGCAATGGCGACAGGCGGCGAGGAGGCCAAACGTGCCTTCGATGCCATGATGACGATGCAGAAGATCGACGTGGCCGCCATCGAGGCCGCGCGGCGAGGCTGA